In Paraglaciecola sp. T6c, the sequence CAGGGCTTTCGACTAAGCGGATATGAAATCTATCGTTAGGTAAGCCTTTAGCGAGTATGGCCGCTGACATCCAGCCTGCTGTGCCACCACCTAATATTGTTATCGTTGTTTTTTTCATTGGGTAACCAACTTCTTTTATGTGAAAAACATGAAGCGTGTTACCGACAAAGCCCCGATATACGGGGCTTTTATAGATGTTACTTAACGTTTATTCGACATTCTCGTAAGACAAGTTGTCAATGTACGCTTCGACACTTGGCTCAACATGGAAGTTAAAGTAAAAACTGCCATCGTTGCGACTCTCGCCTGGGCTGTTGAACCTGTGAGTAAAGCGCACAACTTCACCATTGGCTACTTGCTCTGGTGTCACATTTAGCACTGTGGTTTGCCAATTGATCACACCTGGAGACTGGAAGTAAACCTGAATGGCGCTGCCTTGAATGACGCGAACATCGAAGCTCACTTCGTGGGCGACAGAAGTATCGACACCTGCATGGGCAAACGCTTTAGGTGAAAATTGCGCTTTTACACCGTTACCGCCCATAGAGTTAACGTACAAGCTTTGACCATCAATAGCGTTAGCATCATCACGCAACTCTATTACCCCAAGGTTAACTTGGCCTGCATCTGTTCTAGCAAACAGAAAGTCAGGGCCGAGGGCATCTTCTGATGAGAATTCACGCTTACCTTTAGCCATCAGATTGGCACCCGGAACAATCGTTACCTCTGTATCATAGGTTAAGTTGGTGTCTTCAATCGTGGCCGTTACTATGACTTTGTTGTCGTCCTGCATATCCACTGCGTTGTTGTACACAAGCGGTGTCACCAGCCCATCTTCATCCACTGTGAGTTTGTCTGTATCAGAAGACGTCCAAAGTACATTATTGGTAAATTCCACTTCGTCAGTATCGGGCAACAACAGATAATCTAAATCTAGCGGTGTATCTAATTGAACTTCGACTGTGGCTAAGGTATTGGGTGATTCAGCCGCATCGTCATCAATAATAGCAATGCCTGTGGGGTCCGTTAATGGCACGACGTCACCAGTTACTTCTGTCGTTAAAGTGCCATCTTGGTTTGCGACAAGGATCGTAAATGAGCCCAGTTCAACGCCCGTTATCAGGCCCTGAGGACTCACTGATGCCACTTGTGGGTCCATACTGGTGAACACAGGGTTGATATAGGTGGTGTTTGCTGGCGTCAAATTGGCGTTGATTTGTGCGGTATAGCCTTTTGCTACCTCGACATTGGCGTCACTGACTAAATTAATCTCTTGTGCTTTGACTTCGGCACCATTGACCGTAATCGTTAATTCCACCTCAGGTAGTGTATCTGAACCATTATCAACTGAGTAAGTGAAGCGATAAACACCTTGGGAGTATAGCTGTGGCGGCACATCTATAAGCGGCTCATCATTGCTGATGTCATCGTCAGCATTGTTGCTTGCTTCGATTTCACTGTTTTGCGTGTTAACTTGTTGAATTAAGGCGTCTCTTTGTTCAACCGTGTAGGGATGCACAAGCGTATCTTCGAATACAGAGCCATCGAACGTCAATTCATTCAATGTGGCGGTGACCGCTCTGTTCGGCAAAGGCGGCCCAACGAAAAGGTTTTGTACTAAGCCATCAGGTCCAGGTATTTCGTTACCAAACTCATCTATCACTTTTTCAAGGTAGGTAAGTTTTCGAATAAATATTGGTGTATCAGCTGGGTTAGTGACCCCATCGGTTAAATCAATCGTTATGGTTTCATCTTCGCTGAACGTCAGTGTTGGGCTCGTTTGTGCAACCTGAGGAGCCGGTACATCGTCACCAAATAATTCTTGCGTGCCATCGCCTTCTCCGCACGCGGTTAACGCCAAAGATACAGCTAAGCCTAAACTACATTTTTTAAGTAAGTTTGTGTACATCTTACTAATTCTCCAATTTTTGGCGCTCGTTTAACCTTTGGTTATAACAAGCGCGACAATACGATTTGTGTGCGTTAGAAATTCACTCTGGCGCTGACACGGAATTGACGACCCGTTTTGTATTCCCCGATGGTTCGCCCTTGATAAACGTCATCCGTCAGTGCGTTGCCTTCGCTCAATACCGTTACGTTGCCATCAGCATCTCTCAAGGTCAGGTCTCGAGAGGTGAAGTACGTGCGAGTGATGTCATCCGTAAGATTCAGCGCATGGAACGTAAACGTGATGTTCTCATCCCATTTGTAGGTGGCACTAAAATCAAGCTTGGTAGTGGAATCTTGCCAAGCGTTACCATTGGTCACTTCGCCCACGAATTGGTCAGAATTAAATCTATGAGTTAAGCGAAGTTGATGTCCGTCTTTCTCCCAGAACAAGGTTGTATTGGCGCTGTGCCTTGGCGTATATGCTTGGGGGACAGGTTGCACGACACGCTGTAAAGTTTCATCAAAGTCTGATTCGTTTTCTGAGTCAGCAAAGGTGTAGTTAAAGTTAACTCCGAGGCCAGACCAAAAGCCGGGCAAAAAGTCATAAGATTGGTTGTAAGAAAATTCTAACCCCTGAGTGACTGAGCCTTTACCGTTACGCAGTACGCTGGCTTGGAAGTTACGACATTCCACAGGCAAAACGTTGGCTATTTGCACTTGAACTACCCTGAAAGGCAAACAGTCACTGTTAAACGGTGTCACTTCGTTGACCTGGGTTACGCGACCATCATTGGGGTTAGTCACTTCGGTTTCTGCCCCTGGGTTGATGACTATTTCGTCGAGGGATATCGACTCTAGCCCATAGTCAGTTCGAATATCCTTAAGATAAACCTCAGCACTGACACGCTCTTCAAAGTTTTTCATGTCTTTTCTAAACAAGGCGACAGACACCAAACCTGCTTTGTTGAAGTACCACTCCAATGAAATATCGATGTTGTTCGACGTTAAAGGCTGAAGTCTAGGGTTGTTAGTACGAATACTACTTGAATCAACACCCCATGGGTCTTCACTGGCGCTAAAGCCCGGTGTAAGAGAGTCAAACCTAGGACGTGCCATGGTTTTTGAGGCCGCAAAGCGGGCTATTAATTCATCATTGATGGCATAGTTTAAGTTTGCACTTGGCAACCAAATTTCAGATTCGTTTTCACCGGTGCCGGCAAATGCACGGTTGTTAACCTCTCTAAGAGATGAGATTAAACCCGCGTCCAATAGCGCTTGGGCGCTAGCGCTTTGGGTTGAAGTATCCCTGTGGTCAAGTAATTGATACCAGTTTCGAGAGTTGTTGGTGACAGGTTCGTTTTGCGGGAATTGCCCTACTGGGCTGACCACATTGCCGTTTGCATCGTATTCGACCGCAAAACCGCGATCTACCGAATCACCTGCATCGTTGGTAACGATACCTGAGAAGCCGTCATCGTAGCATGGGTAAATGTTAGGGTCGGCGTTCACCACTGAACCATCAATAAACACGGCCTCTGGGCACGGCGCCAATGAAGTATTAGCCAGTTGTTTGCCATAGATCAGCGCGACTGGGTCAAATGCAACATTTTGTCCGTTAAAGCTAAAGGTTGAGTTGCCAATGGAGGTGTTTTCTGTTTTCACATAACGCACACCAATGTTACCGGTGAGTTTTGAATCAAAGTACTCAAAGTTTAGCTTAGCGTAGGCAGACACGTTGTCTTGGGTGATTTTTCGGTCGCCATTGTTATTACTCACCAACACCGAATTTGGTATTTGGAATCGCTCAGCAAACGCTTTTTCTGGGTCAAGGATCGCCCAACCATTAAGGTAGTTGGTGTTGTATTCACTGGCATTAGAGCCAAGTAGGCCGTCAAAGAAGTCGCTAACGGGTAAGCCAGTGCCTGCTGTAAAATCAGCCACTGTGATATCGCCTTGGCCTAAACCGGATATGACCTCACCGGTTTCTGGGTTCAACACAATATCGTCGGTATTCGAGAAGTCTTGGTAGTCAGTGAAGACCTCTTTATCACGGCTAGAATATTTAAAGCCAAACTCAACCTTATTAACGCCGACAAATTCTACGGCCCAATCAAAATCTAAAAATACAGATTTATTGGTGTCGATTTGATCTTCGTTGTAGCGAGATAAACCACCCAAATGATTAGCGTTCAAGTCATACGGACTAAACCCAGTAGGAGAAATATTTGATTGAGCTCCCCCAGCATTGATTGGGACGTATGATACAGGCTGATCCCCTGTGACCAATACACACTGGCCAGTGCTGCAATCAAAACCAACGGGTTGTAACACGGCATTACCGTTAGGATCTACAACAGGCACTTCGGCCAACTCAGGAATCGGCACCCTGTTCCAGTTTTGCGTTCTGACAGATGCATTGGGCAGGGATTCAAAGTCTGTTCTTGAATAACCTGCAGTAAACTCGACCAGCAGATCTTCAGTTAATTCATGATTAATTTTTAAGGTGGCTACTTTGTTCTCGGTTTCATTACCAGATAGTTGGCGTGAAAAACCACCTGAAGCAAAACGGTTTATTGATTTTACTAATGTGTTGCTTTGTTCATCAAGGATCCACCAGTCTTGCTGAGGATCGGTAAAAACCGTGCCCAGATGCGCTTGGGTTTCAGGAACCGACCCGTTGAATTCAGTATTGTGAAAATTGGTGACGGCAGAACCCAATACTGACAAATCTGGGGTAGTAACGTTTATGCTATGAGAGTCTTGTTCAAAGGTCTGTTTTGAATAGCTCAAGTCTAATTGCACGTCTGTTACGTCAGTGGGCAGAAACTGAATGCCCATAGTGAGCGTATCGCGGTCACGCGTATTTACAAACGTATTGAAAGAGCGGCCATTGGCGATAATCGCATCACGCTCTTCAGTGATGACTTCGCCATCTAAGTTGGTTGCCCCACCTTCGCGAATTCGCGCTGTTTTGTAGGGGGAGAGCCAATCGCCACCTAATGAATCTCGGCGTGTATCTTGGGTCTCTTTTGAAGCCGTAACGATAATGCCTAAATTATCATCAAGAAACTTCTCTGAGAACGTACCGCTTACTTTAAAGTTATTCTTTTCAGCGTATTCGTTATGCCGCCCTTGTACTTCAATTGAGCGACGATCTTCTTCTACACTCAAGGGTTTGAATGTTTTAAGAATAACGTTAGCACCTAATGAGCCTTCATCATGATCTGCCGCGGCAGTTTTTATCACGTTGATAGAGGATAGAATGTCGGATGAGAACGTACTTAAATCAACACTTTCATCTGACACACTCTGATTTGATCCAGAGCCGTTTAAACCAGATGTTAATGCGACGCCGTTAAGTGAAATTTGGTTTAATGCCGCTCCTGCACCACGAACGGAAATACGCGTACCTTCACCGTCAGACTCTTGCACCGTGACCCCGGTGACACGCGATAAGGCATCAGCAATGTTTTGATCGGTAGATTTACCTATATCTTCTGCAAATATCGAATCTTGTACACCATCAGAGAATTTCTTGGCGTTGATGGAGCGAATAACGCTTCCTCTATAACCTGAAACTTTGATGACCTCTAAGTCTTCTTCAGCTTTTTTCTTTTT encodes:
- a CDS encoding Ig-like domain-containing protein; protein product: MYTNLLKKCSLGLAVSLALTACGEGDGTQELFGDDVPAPQVAQTSPTLTFSEDETITIDLTDGVTNPADTPIFIRKLTYLEKVIDEFGNEIPGPDGLVQNLFVGPPLPNRAVTATLNELTFDGSVFEDTLVHPYTVEQRDALIQQVNTQNSEIEASNNADDDISNDEPLIDVPPQLYSQGVYRFTYSVDNGSDTLPEVELTITVNGAEVKAQEINLVSDANVEVAKGYTAQINANLTPANTTYINPVFTSMDPQVASVSPQGLITGVELGSFTILVANQDGTLTTEVTGDVVPLTDPTGIAIIDDDAAESPNTLATVEVQLDTPLDLDYLLLPDTDEVEFTNNVLWTSSDTDKLTVDEDGLVTPLVYNNAVDMQDDNKVIVTATIEDTNLTYDTEVTIVPGANLMAKGKREFSSEDALGPDFLFARTDAGQVNLGVIELRDDANAIDGQSLYVNSMGGNGVKAQFSPKAFAHAGVDTSVAHEVSFDVRVIQGSAIQVYFQSPGVINWQTTVLNVTPEQVANGEVVRFTHRFNSPGESRNDGSFYFNFHVEPSVEAYIDNLSYENVE
- a CDS encoding TonB-dependent receptor, coding for MSASFKLKPLVLAMMPLLFASNSATVFAQDTDAQDTPSSEEEKEKKKKAEEDLEVIKVSGYRGSVIRSINAKKFSDGVQDSIFAEDIGKSTDQNIADALSRVTGVTVQESDGEGTRISVRGAGAALNQISLNGVALTSGLNGSGSNQSVSDESVDLSTFSSDILSSINVIKTAAADHDEGSLGANVILKTFKPLSVEEDRRSIEVQGRHNEYAEKNNFKVSGTFSEKFLDDNLGIIVTASKETQDTRRDSLGGDWLSPYKTARIREGGATNLDGEVITEERDAIIANGRSFNTFVNTRDRDTLTMGIQFLPTDVTDVQLDLSYSKQTFEQDSHSINVTTPDLSVLGSAVTNFHNTEFNGSVPETQAHLGTVFTDPQQDWWILDEQSNTLVKSINRFASGGFSRQLSGNETENKVATLKINHELTEDLLVEFTAGYSRTDFESLPNASVRTQNWNRVPIPELAEVPVVDPNGNAVLQPVGFDCSTGQCVLVTGDQPVSYVPINAGGAQSNISPTGFSPYDLNANHLGGLSRYNEDQIDTNKSVFLDFDWAVEFVGVNKVEFGFKYSSRDKEVFTDYQDFSNTDDIVLNPETGEVISGLGQGDITVADFTAGTGLPVSDFFDGLLGSNASEYNTNYLNGWAILDPEKAFAERFQIPNSVLVSNNNGDRKITQDNVSAYAKLNFEYFDSKLTGNIGVRYVKTENTSIGNSTFSFNGQNVAFDPVALIYGKQLANTSLAPCPEAVFIDGSVVNADPNIYPCYDDGFSGIVTNDAGDSVDRGFAVEYDANGNVVSPVGQFPQNEPVTNNSRNWYQLLDHRDTSTQSASAQALLDAGLISSLREVNNRAFAGTGENESEIWLPSANLNYAINDELIARFAASKTMARPRFDSLTPGFSASEDPWGVDSSSIRTNNPRLQPLTSNNIDISLEWYFNKAGLVSVALFRKDMKNFEERVSAEVYLKDIRTDYGLESISLDEIVINPGAETEVTNPNDGRVTQVNEVTPFNSDCLPFRVVQVQIANVLPVECRNFQASVLRNGKGSVTQGLEFSYNQSYDFLPGFWSGLGVNFNYTFADSENESDFDETLQRVVQPVPQAYTPRHSANTTLFWEKDGHQLRLTHRFNSDQFVGEVTNGNAWQDSTTKLDFSATYKWDENITFTFHALNLTDDITRTYFTSRDLTLRDADGNVTVLSEGNALTDDVYQGRTIGEYKTGRQFRVSARVNF